Proteins from a single region of Antechinus flavipes isolate AdamAnt ecotype Samford, QLD, Australia chromosome 2, AdamAnt_v2, whole genome shotgun sequence:
- the NPDC1 gene encoding neural proliferation differentiation and control protein 1 isoform X2: MAYPTLWFLLFGILLSGALLSATAIQPDAACPRSLDCTLRRRALCPPGSGACGPCLKPFVEDDLGRCVPRKQLPRGKMQPWPNLEEEIDLLANMLAHQDTVPQRQDTVPQRFRWPATLVSPGQEPDTPSPQDAQVPTIRASHSPSRPVEMSPVDPPHPSNDVLVLMMIVVCAMAGLSALIVAVVCWCRLQKEIRLAQKTDYSSKSQKITGSPAFGRSMPGDKKLAQSAQMYHYQHQKQQMLSLEKHKEQPKIMDSGSSEEENEDGDFTVYECPGLAPMNALTGEMEVKNPMFDDSALVDPSPRAASSPRAGSNSGSGPRVSSGSRPSGSRTGSRSSPRPPRLVAPKSHQ, translated from the exons ATGCTGCCTGCCCCCGAAGCTTGGACTGTACCCTGAGAAGGAGGGCCTTGTGCCCACCAGGCTCTGGTGCCTGTGGGCCCTGCCTCAAGCCCTTTGTGGAGGATGACCTTGGCCGATGTGTTCCCAGAAAACAGCTACCGAGAG GTAAAATGCAGCCCTGGCCAAACCTGGAAGAAGAAATCGACTTACTGGCTAACATGCTGGCCCATCAAGACACTGTCCCCCAGCGCCAGGACACTGTCCCCCAGCGCTTCCGCTGGCCTG CCACCCTGGTATCCCCAGGACAGGAGCCCGATACCCCATCCCCTCAGGACGCACAGGTTCCCACCATCAGAGCCTCCCATTCACCTTCGAGGCCTGTGGAGATGTCACCTGTGGATCCCCCACACCCGTCCAATGACGTCCTTGTTCTCA TGATGATCGTGGTCTGCGCAATGGCTGGGCTCTCGGCGCTGATTGTGGCTGTTGTCTGCTGGTGCAG GTTACAGAAGGAAATCCGCTTGGCTCAAAAAACAGACTACTCATCCAAGTCTCAGAAAATAACCGGCTCCCCGGCCTTCGGCAGAAGCATG CCTGGGGACAAGAAGCTCGCCCAGAGTGCCCAGATGTATCACTACCAGCACCAGAAGCAGCAGATGTTGTCTCTAGAGAA gCATAAAGAGCAGCCTAAAATTATGGACTCTGGGTCTTctgaagaagagaatgaggatGGAGACTTCACTGTCTATGAGTGCCCTGGCTTGGCCCCTATGAATGCCTTG acTGGAGAGATGGAAGTGAAGAACCCAATGTTTGATGACTCTGCTCTGGTGGACCCTAGCCCCCGTGCTGCCTCTAGCCCTCGAGCTGGCTCTAACTCTGGATCTGGGCCCCGTGTCAGTTCAGGCTCCCGCCCTAGTGGGTCCCGGACTGGCTCTCGTTCCAGCCCCCGGCCCCCCAGGCTGGTGGCCCCCAAATCTCACCAATGA
- the NPDC1 gene encoding neural proliferation differentiation and control protein 1 isoform X1: MAYPTLWFLLFGILLSGALLSATAIQPDAACPRSLDCTLRRRALCPPGSGACGPCLKPFVEDDLGRCVPRKQLPRGKMQPWPNLEEEIDLLANMLAHQDTVPQRQDTVPQRFRWPAATLVSPGQEPDTPSPQDAQVPTIRASHSPSRPVEMSPVDPPHPSNDVLVLMMIVVCAMAGLSALIVAVVCWCRLQKEIRLAQKTDYSSKSQKITGSPAFGRSMPGDKKLAQSAQMYHYQHQKQQMLSLEKHKEQPKIMDSGSSEEENEDGDFTVYECPGLAPMNALTGEMEVKNPMFDDSALVDPSPRAASSPRAGSNSGSGPRVSSGSRPSGSRTGSRSSPRPPRLVAPKSHQ; the protein is encoded by the exons ATGCTGCCTGCCCCCGAAGCTTGGACTGTACCCTGAGAAGGAGGGCCTTGTGCCCACCAGGCTCTGGTGCCTGTGGGCCCTGCCTCAAGCCCTTTGTGGAGGATGACCTTGGCCGATGTGTTCCCAGAAAACAGCTACCGAGAG GTAAAATGCAGCCCTGGCCAAACCTGGAAGAAGAAATCGACTTACTGGCTAACATGCTGGCCCATCAAGACACTGTCCCCCAGCGCCAGGACACTGTCCCCCAGCGCTTCCGCTGGCCTG cAGCCACCCTGGTATCCCCAGGACAGGAGCCCGATACCCCATCCCCTCAGGACGCACAGGTTCCCACCATCAGAGCCTCCCATTCACCTTCGAGGCCTGTGGAGATGTCACCTGTGGATCCCCCACACCCGTCCAATGACGTCCTTGTTCTCA TGATGATCGTGGTCTGCGCAATGGCTGGGCTCTCGGCGCTGATTGTGGCTGTTGTCTGCTGGTGCAG GTTACAGAAGGAAATCCGCTTGGCTCAAAAAACAGACTACTCATCCAAGTCTCAGAAAATAACCGGCTCCCCGGCCTTCGGCAGAAGCATG CCTGGGGACAAGAAGCTCGCCCAGAGTGCCCAGATGTATCACTACCAGCACCAGAAGCAGCAGATGTTGTCTCTAGAGAA gCATAAAGAGCAGCCTAAAATTATGGACTCTGGGTCTTctgaagaagagaatgaggatGGAGACTTCACTGTCTATGAGTGCCCTGGCTTGGCCCCTATGAATGCCTTG acTGGAGAGATGGAAGTGAAGAACCCAATGTTTGATGACTCTGCTCTGGTGGACCCTAGCCCCCGTGCTGCCTCTAGCCCTCGAGCTGGCTCTAACTCTGGATCTGGGCCCCGTGTCAGTTCAGGCTCCCGCCCTAGTGGGTCCCGGACTGGCTCTCGTTCCAGCCCCCGGCCCCCCAGGCTGGTGGCCCCCAAATCTCACCAATGA
- the NPDC1 gene encoding neural proliferation differentiation and control protein 1 isoform X3 codes for MAYPTLWFLLFGILLSGALLSATAIQPDAACPRSLDCTLRRRALCPPGSGACGPCLKPFVEDDLGRCVPRKQLPRAATLVSPGQEPDTPSPQDAQVPTIRASHSPSRPVEMSPVDPPHPSNDVLVLMMIVVCAMAGLSALIVAVVCWCRLQKEIRLAQKTDYSSKSQKITGSPAFGRSMPGDKKLAQSAQMYHYQHQKQQMLSLEKHKEQPKIMDSGSSEEENEDGDFTVYECPGLAPMNALTGEMEVKNPMFDDSALVDPSPRAASSPRAGSNSGSGPRVSSGSRPSGSRTGSRSSPRPPRLVAPKSHQ; via the exons ATGCTGCCTGCCCCCGAAGCTTGGACTGTACCCTGAGAAGGAGGGCCTTGTGCCCACCAGGCTCTGGTGCCTGTGGGCCCTGCCTCAAGCCCTTTGTGGAGGATGACCTTGGCCGATGTGTTCCCAGAAAACAGCTACCGAGAG cAGCCACCCTGGTATCCCCAGGACAGGAGCCCGATACCCCATCCCCTCAGGACGCACAGGTTCCCACCATCAGAGCCTCCCATTCACCTTCGAGGCCTGTGGAGATGTCACCTGTGGATCCCCCACACCCGTCCAATGACGTCCTTGTTCTCA TGATGATCGTGGTCTGCGCAATGGCTGGGCTCTCGGCGCTGATTGTGGCTGTTGTCTGCTGGTGCAG GTTACAGAAGGAAATCCGCTTGGCTCAAAAAACAGACTACTCATCCAAGTCTCAGAAAATAACCGGCTCCCCGGCCTTCGGCAGAAGCATG CCTGGGGACAAGAAGCTCGCCCAGAGTGCCCAGATGTATCACTACCAGCACCAGAAGCAGCAGATGTTGTCTCTAGAGAA gCATAAAGAGCAGCCTAAAATTATGGACTCTGGGTCTTctgaagaagagaatgaggatGGAGACTTCACTGTCTATGAGTGCCCTGGCTTGGCCCCTATGAATGCCTTG acTGGAGAGATGGAAGTGAAGAACCCAATGTTTGATGACTCTGCTCTGGTGGACCCTAGCCCCCGTGCTGCCTCTAGCCCTCGAGCTGGCTCTAACTCTGGATCTGGGCCCCGTGTCAGTTCAGGCTCCCGCCCTAGTGGGTCCCGGACTGGCTCTCGTTCCAGCCCCCGGCCCCCCAGGCTGGTGGCCCCCAAATCTCACCAATGA
- the LOC127549111 gene encoding POU domain, class 5, transcription factor 3-like, with protein sequence MFNHEGLPAGNFGLGQGPMPDGSSHYGKGGYVGGSAPRPSQPQPPSQTFFPFPSAVKSEYSLEGPSAPDSSQTKGWYAFTAPPPPAEAGQAAAPHNLHLMPPKEEDSSCSSPSSSSSGAPERDLRETVVPEAKYCARPGPAYYAPAWTGPFWPGLGSSSSVPSGPLPGPPLPPHPLQALGSFSGPRPLYPAPLQQPQAGLGNGSGNSIGGSSNNVSSSNVSSSVSSTSGSSGAASEEGIPSSDSGEEDTPTSEELELFAKELKHKRISLGFTQADVGMALGTLYGKMFSQTTICRFEALQLSFKNMCKLKPLLQRWLQAVENTDNPQEALAVPCPPQMCSMEQVLAQARKRKRRTSIETSVKGTLEGFFRRCGKPTPQQICDLAEELHLDKDVVRVWFCNRRQKGKRLLLPYGEDAEALPYELAPGTALVLPTAAVPQNYAAPPPPVAPALYMPAFPKGEPCIPGMPMPNGGL encoded by the exons ATGTTTAACCACGAGGGGCTCCCCGCGGGCAACTTCGGCCTGGGCCAGGGCCCGATGCCCGACGGGTCCTCGCACTACGGCAAAGGCGGCTACGTCGGGGGGAGCGCCCCGAGACCGTCCCAGCCCCAGCCGCCGTCCCAgaccttctttcccttcccttcggCAGTGAAGAGCGAGTACAGCTTGGAGGGACCCTCGGCTCCCGACTCCAGCCAGACCAAGGGGTGGTACGCCTTCACCGCGCCTCCACCCCCGGCCGAGGCCGGGCAGGCCGCGGCCCCCCACAACCTGCACCTCATGCCTCCCAAAGAGGAAGACTCTTCctgctcttccccttcctcctcgtCCTCCGGAGCTCCTGAGCGGGACCTCAGGGAGACCGTCGTCCCTGAAGCTAAGTACTGCGCCCGTCCGGGCCCAGCCTACTACGCCCCTGCTTGGACGGGGCCCTTCTGGCCGGGCTTGGGGAGCAGCAGCTCGGTCCCCAGCGGGCCCCTGCCGGggccccctctccctccccaccctctgCAGGCTCTGGGGAGCTTCTCCGGCCCCAGGCCCCTTTACCCAGCCCCACTCCAGCAGCCCCAGGCCGGGCTGGGCAACGGCAGCGGCAACAGCATCGGCGGCAGCAGCAACAATGTCAGCAGCAGCAATGTCAGCAGCAGCGTCAGCAGCACCAGCGGCTCCAGTGGGGCGGCCAGCGAGGAGGGCATCCCGTCCAGCGACAGCGGGGAGGAG GACACCCCAACCTCCGAGGAACTGGAGCTGTTTGCCAAAGAACTGAAACACAAGCGAATTTCTCTGGGTTTCACTCAGGCTGACGTGGGCATGGCCTTGGGCACATTATATG GAAAGATGTTCAGTCAGACGACCATCTGCCGCTTCGAAGCTCTGCAGCTGAGTTTTAAGAATATGTGCAAGTTGAAACCGCTCCTTCAGAGGTGGCTGCAGGCTGTTGAGAACACGGACAACCCTCAGGAG gCTCTAGCTGTGCCCTGTCCCCCCCAGATGTGCAGTATGGAACAAGTGCTAGCCCAGGCTCGAAAGCGCAAACGTCGCACGAGTATTGAGACCAGTGTGAAGGGGACCCTAGAGGGCTTCTTCAGGCGGTGTGGGAAGCCCACTCCACAGCAAATCTGTGACTTGGCAGAAGAGCTGCACCTGGACAAAGAT gtGGTCCGAGTCTGGTTCTGCAACCGCAGGCAGAAGGGCAAGCGGCTCCTTCTGCCCTACGGGGAGGACGCGGAAGCACTGCCTTACGAGCTGGCCCCGGGCACTGCCCTCGTGCTGCCGACTGCTGCTGTGCCCCAGAACTATGCAGCGCCCCCGCCCCCCGTGGCCCCCGCCCTCTACATGCCCGCCTTCCCCAAGGGGGAGCCCTGCATCCCCGGCATGCCCATGCCCAACGGGGGCCTCTGA
- the FUT7 gene encoding alpha-(1,3)-fucosyltransferase 7: protein MPNHRLFFQRAMAGTALLLALWLLTSSRVWGPGTWSLRRGFQPHSELTILIWHWPFGKPLPLDGDVCAHYGVANCRLSANHSLLGRASAVVFHHHELQKGAVRLPLAHRPAGQPWVWTNLESPSNTHGLSRYRNIFNWVMTYRRDSDIFVPYGELVPRDGAAPPVPAKSRMAAWVISNYHRAQKRVLVYNQLSKHLRVDVFGRANRKPLCPDCLLPALAPYRFYLAFENSQHRDYITEKLWRNALSAGVVPVALGPPRSTYEAFLPADAFVHVDDFGSVRELAAFLKSMNASHYQSFFAWRERLAVRLHGDWRERFCAICAHYPRLPQKQVYGDLEAWFKSG, encoded by the coding sequence ATGCCCAACCACAGACTGTTCTTCCAGCGAGCCATGGCCGGGACGGCGCTGCTCCTTGCCCTCTGGCTCTTGACCTCGAGCAGGGTCTGGGGCCCTGGGACGTGGTCCCTGAGGAGGGGCTTCCAGCCGCACTCTGAGCTCACCATCCTCATCTGGCACTGGCCTTTTGGGAAGCCCTTGCCTCTGGACGGGGATGTCTGTGCTCACTACGGCGTGGCCAACTGCCGGCTCAGCGCCAACCACAGCCTCCTGGGCCGGGCCAGCGCAGTGGTCTTCCACCACCACGAGCTCCAGAAAGGGGCCGTCCGGCTGCCCCTGGCTCACCGGCCTGCCGGGCAGCCCTGGGTGTGGACCAATCTTGAATCTCCAAGCAACACTCACGGACTTTCCCGCTATCGCAACATTTTCAACTGGGTCATGACCTACCGGAGGGACTCGGACATCTTTGTGCCCTACGGAGAGCTGGTGCCCCGGGATGGGGCGGCCCCCCCCGTGCCCGCCAAGAGCCGGATGGCCGCCTGGGTCATCAGTAACTACCACCGGGCCCAGAAGCGGGTGCTGGTCTACAACCAGCTGTCCAAACACCTGCGGGTGGACGTGTTTGGCCGGGCCAACAGGAAGCCCCTCTGCCCCGACTGCCTCTTACCCGCCCTTGCCCCGTACCGATTCTACCTGGCGTTCGAGAACTCTCAGCATCGGGACTACATCACGGAGAAGTTATGGCGAAACGCTCTGAGCGCAGGGGTCGTGCCCGTGGCCTTGGGCCCTCCTCGCTCAACCTACGAGGCCTTCCTGCCGGCCGATGCCTTCGTGCACGTGGACGACTTCGGCTCCGTCCGGGAACTGGCCGCCTTCCTGAAGAGCATGAACGCCAGCCATTACCAGAGCTTCTTCGCCTGGCGGGAAAGGCTGGCCGTGCGGCTCCACGGCGACTGGAGGGAGCGCTTCTGCGCCATCTGCGCCCACTACCCCCGCCTGCCCCAGAAGCAGGTCTACGGAGACTTGGAGGCCTGGTTTAAGTCGGGGTGA